A region from the Mycobacterium heidelbergense genome encodes:
- a CDS encoding TetR/AcrR family transcriptional regulator, with product MRSADLTAAARIRDAAIEQFGRHGFGVGLRAIADAAGVSAALVIHHFGSKDGLRKACDDYIAEEIRTSKSEALKSNDPATWFAQMAEIEAYAPLMAYLVRSMQTGGELAKMLWHRMIENAEDYLEEGVRAGTIKPSPDPKARAKYLGITGGGGFLLYLQMHETPTDLRAVLRDYAREMILPALEIYTEGLMADRTMYDAFLAADDQGGSHAS from the coding sequence ATGCGTTCAGCCGACCTGACGGCCGCCGCCCGGATCCGGGACGCGGCCATCGAACAGTTCGGCCGGCACGGGTTCGGCGTCGGGTTGCGCGCGATCGCCGACGCGGCCGGGGTGAGCGCCGCGCTGGTCATCCACCACTTCGGCTCCAAGGACGGCCTGCGCAAAGCCTGCGACGACTACATCGCCGAGGAGATCCGCACCAGCAAGTCGGAGGCGCTGAAATCCAACGACCCGGCCACCTGGTTCGCGCAGATGGCGGAGATCGAGGCCTACGCGCCGCTGATGGCATACCTGGTGCGCAGCATGCAGACCGGCGGTGAGCTGGCAAAGATGCTGTGGCACAGGATGATCGAGAATGCCGAAGACTACCTGGAAGAGGGTGTGCGGGCCGGCACGATCAAGCCCAGCCCCGACCCGAAGGCCAGGGCAAAATACCTGGGCATTACCGGGGGCGGGGGCTTTTTGCTGTATCTGCAGATGCACGAGACCCCGACGGATCTGCGTGCGGTCCTGCGCGACTACGCCCGCGAGATGATCCTGCCCGCCCTCGAGATCTACACCGAGGGCCTGATGGCAGACCGCACCATGTACGACGCATTCCTGGCCGCCGACGATCAAGGAGGATCCCATGCCAGTTAG
- a CDS encoding O-methyltransferase — protein sequence MDGTDAATPGQAGPSRAESLCAHAEGSISEDALLAAARERSVEIGAVAVTPAVGALLSLLVKLSGGKAVAEVGTGAGVSGLWLLSGMGDDGVLTTIDIEPEYLRLAKQAFTEAGVGPSRTRLISGRAQEVLTRLADESYDLVFIDADPIDQADYVVEGVRLLRSGGVIVVHRAALGGRAGDPEARDAEVSAVREAARLIAEDERLTPALVPLGDGLLAAVRD from the coding sequence ATGGACGGCACCGACGCAGCAACCCCCGGCCAGGCGGGCCCCAGTCGGGCCGAATCGCTCTGCGCGCACGCCGAGGGTTCGATATCGGAAGATGCGCTCCTGGCGGCCGCCCGCGAGCGCTCCGTGGAAATCGGCGCCGTGGCGGTGACGCCCGCGGTCGGCGCGCTGTTGAGCCTGCTCGTCAAGCTCAGCGGCGGCAAGGCCGTCGCCGAGGTGGGCACCGGCGCCGGGGTGAGCGGGCTGTGGTTGTTGTCGGGCATGGGCGACGACGGCGTGTTGACCACGATCGATATCGAGCCCGAGTACCTGCGGCTGGCCAAGCAGGCCTTCACCGAGGCCGGCGTCGGGCCGTCACGCACCAGGCTGATCAGCGGCCGCGCCCAAGAGGTGCTCACCCGGCTCGCCGACGAGTCGTACGACCTGGTGTTCATCGACGCCGACCCGATCGACCAGGCGGATTACGTCGTCGAGGGCGTGCGGCTGCTGCGATCCGGGGGCGTCATCGTGGTGCACCGGGCGGCGCTGGGCGGGCGGGCCGGCGATCCCGAGGCGCGCGACGCGGAGGTGTCCGCGGTGCGCGAGGCGGCCCGGCTCATCGCGGAGGACGAGCGGCTCACCCCCGCCCTGGTGCCGCTCGGCGACGGGTTGCTGGCCGCGGTCCGCGACTGA